The sequence CCGGCTGAAAACGGCATGGGCGAGCGGCCGCTCCTTCCGCCCGGCTCCATGCGTCGAGTCTACCGCACAGCTCACGAATAGGGAATCCACGTTTCGGCTCGGGGGAGATTGTGTTCGGTGTCGTCAGTCCCCGCCGCCGACGGGCGGACGCGCAGGAGCGCCTCCACTTCGGCGCGTCGGTAGAAGCGCTCGCGCTTGATGCCGCGCCGGTAACTGCGGATGCGGCCGCGGCTGGCATAGGCGTAGAGTGTGGTGACCTTGACTCCGAGCAACTCGGCGGCTTCCGTCGCAGTCAAGTACTCGATACCGTCGATGTTGATCATGGCAGGCCTCCTGCGGCCAGTATAGGCGCTCGTTTGGACCGCGTAAAGCTGGCCTCAACGTGAATCAACCTTCGTCATGATGTGTACACAAGTTCCGGCCGCGGTGCTACCATACGGGTGGACGCTTTTCCCACCAGGCCGCACCCCGCCACGGGGCTGCGCGCCCTTGAAGGAGGTTCGATCGATGGCTGATGCAGGGACAGGCGCGGCGACCACCGCGGGCAGAGGGCTCGAGGGCATCGTCGTCGCCGAGTCCGAGCTGAGCCTGGTAGACGGGACCAACGGGCGCCTGTACTACCGGGGCTATAGCATTCACGACCTGGTGCAGAGCGCGTCCTTCGAGGAGGTGCTCCACCTGCTCTGGTATGGTGAACTGCCGACCCGCGCTGAGCTGGATGAGCTGAACGCGAAGCTCGTCGCCGCGCGCGTGCTGTCCCCCTCCGTGATGGAGGCGCTGCGCGTGCTCCCGCGCGGCGGGGAGCCGATCGATGCGCTGCGGGTGGCCGTCACCGTCATGGGGATGGAGGACGCCGACGCCTTCAATCTCTCCCGCGACGCGCTGCTGGAGCGCTCCATCAAGCTCACCGGGGCGATGGCGACCATGCTGGCCGCGTTCGATCGGCTGCGGCATGGCCAGGAGCCGGTCGATCCGGACCCGTCGCTCGGGCATGCCGCCAACTTCCTCTACATGCTGCGCGGCGAGCGAGCCAGCGAGCTGCAGGAGCGCGCCATGGACGCGTACCTGGTGCTGCTGGCCGAGCACAGCATGAACGCCTCGACCTTCTCGGCGCGCGTCACGCTGTCGGCGCTGTCGGACATCTACTCGGCCGTCTCCAGCGCGCTGGGTACCCTCAAGGGCGATGCCCACGGCGGCGCCAATCGCCGGGCGATGGAGATGCTGCTGGCCATCGGCTCGGCCGACAATGCCGAGTCCTACGTGGAGGAGTCGCTGCGGATCAAGCGGCGGCTGATGGGCATGGGCCACCGCATCTACAAGACCCGCGACCCGCGCGTCGACCATCTCATGGGCTACTCCGAGAAGGTGGCCGCGGAGAAGGGCGACACGACCTGGCACGAGCTGGCGGTGCGCCTCGAGCAGATCACGAGCAATCACCCCTACTTCCTGGAGCGGAAGCTGTTCCCGAACGTGGAGTTCTATTCGGCTCCGTTGCTCTACTCGCTGCTCGGGGAAACCGATCTCATGCCGGCGGTGTTCGGGATCAGCCGGATCGGCGGCTGGACGGCGAACCTGCTGGAGCAAGCGGCGGCCAACCGGATCATCCGCCCGCAGGCGGCGTACGTCGGACCCGATCCTCGGCCCTTCGTGCCGATGGACCAGCGCGGGTAAGGCGTTTCGTGGCGACAAGACGGCCGGTCGGGCCGGTGGTGTGCTATACTGATAAAGACATCACCGGACGGCCGGCCGTTTCAGCGTGCGCGCGAGCGGCGCGACGCAACCGCTCGCCGGCGCCGCCGATCCTCGAGTGGGTCGCTGACGGTGTGTCAACATCTAACAAGGAGAGGAGGTGATCCGGCTCGTGCGCGTAGAACTGAGGGATTCCGAGAGTTTTGACTCACTGCTTCGGCGCTTCACCAAGGAAGTTCAGAAGTCGGGCCTGCTGCGCGACTATCGGAGCAAGCGACGGTTCGTGAGCAAGAGCGAGCAGCGGCGCGCCAAGGCCCGCAAGGCCGAGCACAAGCGCCGGCGCAAGCTCGCCAAGATGGCGCAGCAGCAGTAGTTGCTGCCTGCACTGGAGCGCAGGACCGGATCACTCCGTCCGTTAGTTTGGTGTGCATGCAGGGAAGCGCCCGTTGCCGTCCGCGGCACCGGGCGCTCGTGCTGACTCGCCCTGGTCGGCCCACGAGGGCCGGAGGATTCCGTGAATATCCAAAGCGTCAAAGGGCTGACCTGGCTGCTGCCGACAGCGTCGATCGTGGCGCTGCTCTACATCGGCGGCGCGATCACGCTGGCGCTGACGCGCGATATCTCGATTTGGCTGATCCTGCTGCCCGCGTTCCCGGCAGTGATGCTGACCTGGATCGCCCTGATTGTGGCCTTCGTCGATGTCACGCAGCGCCCCAAGACCCAGATCACCGACGAGGCCCGAATGGTCTGGCTGCTCTTGCTGGCGCTGCTGAACATCTTCGCCCTGCTGCCGTACTGGCTGATCGTCATCCGCCCCAACCGACACTCCACCGCCGGGTAGCCGGCCGTACCCGTCACCCATGTCGTGTCGTCGGCTCATGCCAGGGCGACGTTCCTCGCGTGTGCGCCGACTAGCTCTGGCGTGCCTGATTGATGGCGTCGCGGAGTTCTATCGCGGCGCGGCGGGCGGCCTGGGCGAAGTCGGGCCCGGTGCCGGCGTAGATCACGCCGCGAGCGGCGTTGATCAGGAGCCCGCCGCCTGCCGGATCGAGTCCGGCCTGGACCGTTGTGGTCAGGTCGCCGCCCTGGGCGCCGACACCCGGCACGAGGATCGGTAGGTCCGGGCACCGCTCGCGGACCTCGGCCAGTTGCCGGGGGTAGGTGGCGCCGACGACGAGCCCGCAGGTGCCGTAGCGGCCCTGCCAGCGCCGGGCGCGCTCCGCGACCCGGAGGTAGAGGGGCTCTGTCGTGCCCTCGTCGGTGACCGGGAGGTCTTGCAGATCCCCGCTGCCGGGGTTTGAGGTCTTGACGAGTACGAAGACCGCGCGGTCGGAGCGGGAGAGGAACGGCTCGAGGCTGTCCTCGCCCATGTACGGGTGCACCGTCACTGCGTCGAAATTCCAGGCATCGAAGTAGGCACGGGCATAGGCGACCGAGGTATTGCCGAGGTCGCCGACCTTCGCGTCCAGGATCACCGGGATCTCCGGCGGGATCAGTCGGCGCGTCTCGATCAGCGCCTCCACTCCGGCGGGGCCGTAGGCGAGGTAGAAGCCCAGGTTCGGCTTGTAGGCGCAGACGAGGTCGGTGGTGGACTCGATGATCGCGCGGTTGAACGCGAGGACCGTGCGCGCGTCGTCGGCAGGGCCAAGGTGGGTGGGGAGGCGTGCCGGGTCTGGGTCCAGGCCGACGCAGAGGAGCGATCCGCTCCGCTCGCTGGCCGCCCGCAAACGCTCGCGAAAGCTCATTCCGCCCCTCACCTTCGGCATTCGCTTACAATGTGTCCGTTCGTTCCGGCGCTCCGGGGTCGCCATGCACGGCGTCGCCGAGATACTATAATGCCGGTGGAGCCGGAGCAACGAGGGGGACCGTGGCGGCCCACCGAGGGGGAATGGAGAGACAATGGGGACCGGGATCGGTTCGGCGTATCGTGTGCCAACGCTGCAGGATGTTCTTCATGCGCGCACTGTAGTGAGGCGCTACCTGGCCCCAACCCCGCTCCTCCACTCGCCGGCCGTCAACGAACACCTCGGCTTCGACGCCTATCTCAAGTGTGAAAACCTCCAGCCAATCAATGCCTTCAAGATCCGCGGTGGGCTCTACCTGATGAGCAGGCTCGCGCCTGAGGAGCGCGAGCGTGGCGTCGTGACGGCGTCCACCGGGAACCACGGGCAGTCGAT is a genomic window of Sphaerobacter thermophilus DSM 20745 containing:
- a CDS encoding helix-turn-helix domain-containing protein; translated protein: MINIDGIEYLTATEAAELLGVKVTTLYAYASRGRIRSYRRGIKRERFYRRAEVEALLRVRPSAAGTDDTEHNLPRAETWIPYS
- a CDS encoding citrate/2-methylcitrate synthase, which encodes MADAGTGAATTAGRGLEGIVVAESELSLVDGTNGRLYYRGYSIHDLVQSASFEEVLHLLWYGELPTRAELDELNAKLVAARVLSPSVMEALRVLPRGGEPIDALRVAVTVMGMEDADAFNLSRDALLERSIKLTGAMATMLAAFDRLRHGQEPVDPDPSLGHAANFLYMLRGERASELQERAMDAYLVLLAEHSMNASTFSARVTLSALSDIYSAVSSALGTLKGDAHGGANRRAMEMLLAIGSADNAESYVEESLRIKRRLMGMGHRIYKTRDPRVDHLMGYSEKVAAEKGDTTWHELAVRLEQITSNHPYFLERKLFPNVEFYSAPLLYSLLGETDLMPAVFGISRIGGWTANLLEQAAANRIIRPQAAYVGPDPRPFVPMDQRG
- the rpsU gene encoding 30S ribosomal protein S21; protein product: MIRLVRVELRDSESFDSLLRRFTKEVQKSGLLRDYRSKRRFVSKSEQRRAKARKAEHKRRRKLAKMAQQQ
- the pyrF gene encoding orotidine-5'-phosphate decarboxylase — its product is MSFRERLRAASERSGSLLCVGLDPDPARLPTHLGPADDARTVLAFNRAIIESTTDLVCAYKPNLGFYLAYGPAGVEALIETRRLIPPEIPVILDAKVGDLGNTSVAYARAYFDAWNFDAVTVHPYMGEDSLEPFLSRSDRAVFVLVKTSNPGSGDLQDLPVTDEGTTEPLYLRVAERARRWQGRYGTCGLVVGATYPRQLAEVRERCPDLPILVPGVGAQGGDLTTTVQAGLDPAGGGLLINAARGVIYAGTGPDFAQAARRAAIELRDAINQARQS